Within bacterium BMS3Abin14, the genomic segment GCCGTGCCGCACCGGAAGCTCGGAGAGGACATGCACGCGGCCGTCGTCCTCCAGGCGTCGGCAACCGAACGGGAGCTTCGCCAGCACTGTGCAAGCCTCCTGGCCGATTTCAAGGTTCCCCGCCGGATTTACATCCTGGAGACACTTCCGTGCGGGAAGACCGGAAAGCCCATGCGCATCTCCATGGCTGAAATAATGGGACTGGAAGAGTAGGGAGCAGATCATGCGCATCGCAATCATCGGCGCCGGATCGATCGGCGGCTATCTCGCGGCGAAGCTTCTCCTTTCCGGCCAGCCGGTCACGGTGATCGTCCGCGGCGCCAATCTGGCGGCCATCCGCGCGAACGGGCTGAAGCTACGCCTGCCCGACGGTACGGAAAAAACGGCAATCCCGGACCTTGCGACCGATGACCTGGCAGCCGCCGGTCCGCAAGATGTGGTCATTCTGGGAGTGAAAGGGCAGCAGCTTTCCGCCTTGGCCCCGACACTAGGGCCGCTCCTGGGCCCCGAGACCGCCGTAGTCCCGGCGCAGAACGGAATTCCCTGGTGGTACTTCCAGCGACACCGCGGGCCTTTCGAGGGACGGCGGCTGGAGTCGGTCGATCCCGGTGGGGCGATATCGGCGCACATCGGTTCGGAGCGGGTGATCGGATGTGTGGCCTATCAGGCGGCAGAGCTTGTGGAGCCTGGCATCGTGCGCTTCGTCGAGGGAAACCGGTTCACGCTCGGCGAACCCGATGGCGAGAAGACCGAACGGGTCATGGCGCTGGCTCAGGCGCTCACCCGAGCGGGCCTGAAGGTGCCCGTACGCCGTGACATCCGCACGGAGATCTGGGTGAAGCTTCTGGGAAACATGACCTTCAACCCGATCAGCGCACTCACACGCTCTACGCTTGGCCAGATCATCGGCTTCGAGCCGACTCGCAATCTGGTTGTTGCCACCATGGCCGAGGCGCAGGAGGTGGCCTCGCGACTGGGCATCCGGATCGCGATCACCAGCGAGATGCGTATCCAGGGAGCGGCGCAGATGGGCTCCCATAAGACCTCCACGCTGCAGGACATCGAGTCGGGCCGTATGACGGAAGTGGAGTGGCTCGTGGGAGCTGTCGCCGAGCTGGGCCGCCTGGTGGAATTCCCGACTCCAAGGATCGACACGCTCTATTCATGTCTCAGGCTCCTGGAGCAGACAACCTGCGGCGGACAGTTGTCCAGGTAAACTATCCATGCGGTCCTCGGAAATATTCCCGGATCGATGGTTGAACAAAAACACGCAGCCCAGATCACCGGCGGATTTCTGGGGAAAGGAGAAAAATCATGGCAAAGATGAGCGCAATGGCAGCCGCTTTGAAAATACTGGAAAGCGAAGGCGTCAGACACATTTTCGGCATCCCGGGGGCGGGAATTCTCCCCTTTTACCAGGAGCTTCGGAACCTGGGCAAGATCGATCACCTGCTGTGTCGGCACGAAGAGGGGGCGATCCACATGGCAGACGGGTACGCCCGCGCCGTCGGCACCGTGGGAGTATGCGCGGCGACCTCGGGTCCCGGGGCGAGCAATTTCGTGACCGGGCTGTATACCGCGCAGGTCGACTCGATCCCCGTTCTGGCCATCACCGGCCAGAACGTAAAGGCGCAGCTGGGCAGGGAAGCCTTCCAGGCGGTGGACATCGCGTCGATCGTCAAACCCGTCACCAAGAAGTCGTATTGCGTACAGGAGCCGGCCATGGTGCCGTGGGTGTTCAGGGAAGCGTTCCGGATCATGCGGGAGGGTCGTCCCGGCCCGGTCCTGATTGATCTTCCTCTGGATGTCCAGAAGGGAGAAATCGAGTACGACGCCGAGACGGATCCGAGTCTGCCCATCTTTCGTGCTCCGCCCGATCAGAGGCAGGTGGCCAGGGCGCTGGACATGCTGCTTGCGGCGGAAAAACCAATCATGCTCCTTGGAGGGGGCGTGATTCTTGCCGACGCCTGCGAGGAATTCGTGAAGGTCGCCGAGTTTCTGCAGATCCCGGTCGTTTCCTCGTACATGGGAAAGGGAGGAATCCCGTGGGACCACCCTCTCATGGCCGGCCAGGTCGGGATCCAGTGCAACACCCGATCGGGGAACCAGACTCTTCTCGATTCGTCCCTGGTGCTGGCCGTCGGGGCCCGGTTCAACGACCGCCACACCGGCGCCATCGATGTCTACAAGGGAAACAGGAAATTTATCCATGTGGATGTGGACCCCGGCCAGCTCGGGAAGAACATCATGCCGGACTTGGGGATCTGCGCGGATGCGAAGCTCACCCTTTCGGCCCTGCTGGAGGAGATCGAAAGGCGCAGCCTCAAGCCGCCCACTCCGAATCGCGAGGTCGCGGAGCTTCGCACCAGTCTGGAAAGGAAGACCGACTACGACGATACCCCGATCAAACCCCACAGGGTGTTTGGGGAGATCAACAAGTTTTTCGACGACGACACCGTGTTCGTGACCTGCATCGGCCTGAACCAGATCTGGTCCGGCCAGCTGCAGAAGATTGCCAAACCCAGGCATTATCTTGATTGCGGGGGCGCAGGGCCGCTGGGATGGGACCTTCCGGCAGCCATTGGGGCCAAGGTTGCCCGACCGGACACGACGGTGGTCCAGGTGGTCGGAGATTACGGTTTCCAGTTCTGCATGGAAGAACTGCCCGTCGCTGTGATGTATAATGTACCTTTTGTGTGCATCGTCCTGAACAACGGATACCTTGGACTGATCCGCCAGGCCGAAAAATACATCTTCGACATGAATTACGAAATCCAGACCTGGTACGACGCGTTGACCGGAGAAGGAACGAAGGAACACCCCGTCGAGCCCGAAAACGGGGGCCGCGGATTCGATTTCGTGAAGTTCGCCGATGCCTGCGGGGCCATGGGAGAACGCGTCACCGATCCGAAGGAGATCAGAGCCGCCTTTCAAAGGGCGGTGGATTCTGGCGTGCCCTACGTCATCGACATCATCACAGAACGGGAGACGGACTGCTCGATGGGTGTCTCCATCAATGCGATCCGGGAATTTGAATAGACATCCAATGTCGGAAAGGATAGCCATGTTGGCTTTGAAGGAACAAGCAGCTCACATGCTGAAGGAGTTCAAGGGGGAATACTACGCGTTCGGCAGCGGGGCGATGGACGACGCGCCGGGAAAATTTGCAGCTGAGTTCGGCAGGAGATCTCTGTTTATCGGTCCACTGGCATCCCCATGGTTTTCCCCCATCCGGGAGCGGATTCTCGCATCCCTGAAACAGTCTGGGGTGGACGTGGTGGAAGAGGTGCAGTCCGCCGCGCCGAACGCTCCGGTGGAAGATGTCTACCGGATCCACGAACGCATCATCGAGGGGAGACCGGATGTTCTGGTCGTGGCAGACAGCGGTTCCGGGATCGACGCCGTCAAGGCTGCCGACGTATTGGCCACACTGGGAACCAGCCCGCCGGATATCGATCCGTTCTTCGGAGTCGGGAAGGTGTCCGAAACGCTTGAGCGATCCGGCAGGTCTCTGACGCCGGTGGTGGCCGTCATGATGGCGTCAAGTTCCGGAGCGCATCTAACCAAATATTC encodes:
- the gcl gene encoding glyoxylate carboligase, which gives rise to MAKMSAMAAALKILESEGVRHIFGIPGAGILPFYQELRNLGKIDHLLCRHEEGAIHMADGYARAVGTVGVCAATSGPGASNFVTGLYTAQVDSIPVLAITGQNVKAQLGREAFQAVDIASIVKPVTKKSYCVQEPAMVPWVFREAFRIMREGRPGPVLIDLPLDVQKGEIEYDAETDPSLPIFRAPPDQRQVARALDMLLAAEKPIMLLGGGVILADACEEFVKVAEFLQIPVVSSYMGKGGIPWDHPLMAGQVGIQCNTRSGNQTLLDSSLVLAVGARFNDRHTGAIDVYKGNRKFIHVDVDPGQLGKNIMPDLGICADAKLTLSALLEEIERRSLKPPTPNREVAELRTSLERKTDYDDTPIKPHRVFGEINKFFDDDTVFVTCIGLNQIWSGQLQKIAKPRHYLDCGGAGPLGWDLPAAIGAKVARPDTTVVQVVGDYGFQFCMEELPVAVMYNVPFVCIVLNNGYLGLIRQAEKYIFDMNYEIQTWYDALTGEGTKEHPVEPENGGRGFDFVKFADACGAMGERVTDPKEIRAAFQRAVDSGVPYVIDIITERETDCSMGVSINAIREFE
- a CDS encoding 2-dehydropantoate 2-reductase, coding for MRIAIIGAGSIGGYLAAKLLLSGQPVTVIVRGANLAAIRANGLKLRLPDGTEKTAIPDLATDDLAAAGPQDVVILGVKGQQLSALAPTLGPLLGPETAVVPAQNGIPWWYFQRHRGPFEGRRLESVDPGGAISAHIGSERVIGCVAYQAAELVEPGIVRFVEGNRFTLGEPDGEKTERVMALAQALTRAGLKVPVRRDIRTEIWVKLLGNMTFNPISALTRSTLGQIIGFEPTRNLVVATMAEAQEVASRLGIRIAITSEMRIQGAAQMGSHKTSTLQDIESGRMTEVEWLVGAVAELGRLVEFPTPRIDTLYSCLRLLEQTTCGGQLSR